One window from the genome of Bubalus kerabau isolate K-KA32 ecotype Philippines breed swamp buffalo chromosome 17, PCC_UOA_SB_1v2, whole genome shotgun sequence encodes:
- the LOC129631904 gene encoding vomeronasal type-1 receptor 4-like: MSVHKEALRNAGEAAVKTIFLLQVVIGALGNAILFSCSISPVLLGHKQRPTQMVLPHLAVANLLVLLSPGVPHTMAAFVSRKPLSGLGCKFVYYVQRVARSTTLCSTCVLSTYQSFTLIPRRAEWVMLRGRAPKIIGPSCCTCWMFSVLMYILVPLKITGPWDIHNYTDTWGKWFCSPLATNAGFVYLWSISDAVFLTLMGWSSGSMVLLLLRHRQRVQYIHTPTGHHRCPPETRAAHTILMLVVTFFIVYILNSTFSFYITVVLEFRLWLIQTSDVLASCFPTVSPFLLLLRDPKTPRICSGINRNNA; the protein is encoded by the coding sequence ATGTCTGTTCACAAAGAAGCCCTGAGAAACGCAGGGGAGGCGGCTGTGAAAACCATCTTTCTGCTCCAGGTGGTGATTGGGGCTCTGGGCAATGCCATCCTTTTCTCTTGCAGCATCTCTCCAGTCTTGCTGGGCCACAAGCAGAGACCCACACAGATGGTTCTGCCACATTTGGCCGTGGCCAACCTCCTGGTTCTTCTCTCCCCTGGGGTTCCCCACACAATGGCAGCTTTTGTGTCAAGAAAGCCCCTGTCCGGTCTCGGGTGTAAGTTTGTGTATTATGTACAGAGAGTGGCTCGCAGCACCACCCTGTGCTCCACCTGCGTCCTGAGCACCTATCAGTCCTTCACTCTCATCCCCAGGAGAGCGGAGTGGGTGATGCTCAGAGGAAGGGCCCCCAAGATCATTGGTCCTTCCTGCTGCACCTGCTGGATGTTCAGTGTCTTGATGTACATCCTTGTTCCTCTGAAAATCACTGGTCCTTGGGACATACACAACTATACTGATACTTGGGGCAAGTGGTTCTGTTCACCCTTAGCTACTAATGCAGGCTTTGTCTACCTGTGGTCCATCTCGGATGCCGTGTTTCTTACCCTCATGGGCTGGTCCAGTGGCTCCATGGTGCTTCTCCTGCTCAGACACCGCCAGAGGGTGCAGTATATTCACACCCCCACTGGACACCACAGATGCCCCCCAGAAACCAGAGCCGCCCACACCATCCTGATGCTTGTGGTCACCTTTTTCATCGTTTACATACTgaattctactttttctttttatatcactGTTGTTTTAGAGTTTCGTCTGTGGTTGATACAGACTTCTGATGTCTTGGCTTCATGTTTCCCCACTGTTTCCCCCTTTCTGCTGCTCCTAAGGGATCCTAAAACTCCTAGGATCTGCTCTGGAATCAATAGAAATAATGCTTAA